In a genomic window of Alteromonas gilva:
- a CDS encoding LytR/AlgR family response regulator transcription factor: MLNTLIIDDEPLAHKVIMHHLVSHTDINVVKHCYNATEALAWLASDSADLLFLDINMPALSGMDMLKVLANRPQVIIVSAYQEFALQSYELDVTDYLLKPVSAERLSLALDKVRSRVVSAPVPALPQDIVIKVDREQRRVAPGDITYLEAYGNYVKVWCGDTMLLANSTLKQLVAQLPGQMFTQIHKSYVVRNAAVIARDSESVMLQNKQRLKVGKSFKAVLASLL; encoded by the coding sequence ATGCTAAACACATTGATCATCGATGATGAACCGCTGGCGCATAAAGTAATTATGCATCATCTGGTGAGCCATACCGATATCAACGTAGTTAAACACTGCTATAACGCCACCGAAGCGCTTGCCTGGCTGGCGTCTGACAGCGCGGATTTATTGTTTTTGGATATTAATATGCCGGCGTTAAGCGGTATGGATATGCTAAAGGTGCTGGCTAACCGGCCGCAGGTGATTATCGTCAGTGCGTATCAGGAGTTTGCCCTGCAAAGCTATGAGCTGGATGTGACTGATTATTTGTTAAAGCCGGTGAGTGCTGAACGTTTATCCTTAGCGTTAGATAAAGTGCGCAGCCGGGTTGTGAGTGCCCCCGTACCCGCGTTGCCGCAGGATATTGTTATAAAAGTCGACCGTGAGCAGCGACGTGTGGCGCCTGGCGACATTACGTATCTGGAGGCCTATGGCAACTACGTTAAGGTATGGTGTGGCGACACCATGTTGCTGGCGAACAGCACACTTAAACAGCTGGTAGCGCAGCTGCCCGGCCAGATGTTCACGCAAATTCACAAATCCTATGTGGTGCGCAACGCGGCGGTGATTGCCAGGGACAGTGAGTCTGTGATGTTGCAAAACAAACAACGCCTGAAGGTCGGTAAATCGTTTAAAGCGGTGCTTGCCAGCTTGCTGTGA
- a CDS encoding TonB-dependent siderophore receptor: MKYHAIYFGLASALILTPSLAIAQSTPDDKDIEKLTVSGDRMSGYLYKKADDVSRLDLDIKDLPQSISVIGEEMIDDFALNNVNTVLDTVTGLNVEEVETDRTYYTARGFDITNFQVDGLGLPVLSGNVHGDVDTAIYQKVEVLRGANGMMTGTGSPSATINYVRKKPTENTQISARAQLGSWSAKRLDVDASVPLSDKVGARVVVAKETKDSYLDRYELDKTVAYGVISAALTDTTVLTVGASQQTSDAKGNMWGALTLYYADGTPTNFDTSTNTAADWSNWDVTDTRYFAFLEQELGAGWSLKADYTRIETDEDSELFYTYVSRDPDTGTTLLDPTTGLGLIGYGSEYDLDDQHDYADIYVNGSFDAFGQSHDLMFGASYAKVAYTDTSLYDFHTGNGFPLLPAMENWTGDTPFPEFTDGETGSDVEEKQTAAYFGGNFALTNKLSLLAGGRFNNVEVNGISYDIDETLDENAFVPYAGLVYAITDSINSYVSYTEVFTPQTERNADFERIDPITGESKEIGIKASLMDDKALLTVAYFDIDQVNVAVANGFAQNPVSGVEEQVYRGADGLNSKGWELDLAGELLPGLQTNLGLTVFDITGDQLVSDYTPEKLVNINATYQFQSMPKFKVGTSIRWQEATSRNVGPVPAAYANAGEDIVIEQDAYALVNLMASYAVNDSITITANVNNATDEKYLKSLYWEQGYYGAPRNYLLSLTWAY, from the coding sequence ATGAAGTACCACGCGATCTACTTTGGTTTAGCCTCAGCACTCATTCTCACGCCTTCTCTGGCCATCGCACAATCCACTCCGGACGACAAGGACATCGAAAAGCTAACGGTGAGTGGCGATCGCATGAGCGGCTATCTATACAAAAAAGCCGATGATGTATCCCGTTTAGATCTCGATATTAAAGATTTACCCCAGTCAATCAGCGTGATTGGCGAAGAGATGATCGACGACTTTGCCCTCAATAATGTTAACACCGTGCTTGATACGGTAACCGGCCTGAACGTAGAAGAAGTGGAAACTGACCGCACTTATTACACTGCGCGCGGCTTTGACATTACCAATTTTCAGGTAGACGGCCTTGGCTTACCGGTACTCAGCGGTAACGTACATGGTGACGTTGATACGGCCATATACCAAAAGGTAGAGGTGCTGCGCGGTGCCAATGGCATGATGACCGGAACCGGTAGCCCCTCGGCAACCATCAACTATGTACGCAAGAAACCCACTGAAAATACTCAAATTTCGGCTCGTGCACAGTTGGGCAGCTGGAGCGCCAAACGCCTGGATGTAGACGCCTCAGTGCCATTGTCTGATAAAGTTGGTGCCCGCGTCGTGGTCGCCAAAGAAACCAAAGACTCCTATCTGGATCGCTACGAGCTCGATAAAACGGTGGCTTACGGCGTAATAAGCGCCGCGCTCACCGACACCACGGTGCTCACCGTGGGCGCAAGTCAGCAAACCAGCGACGCCAAAGGGAACATGTGGGGCGCACTCACCCTCTATTATGCCGACGGCACGCCGACTAATTTTGATACCAGCACCAATACCGCTGCCGACTGGTCTAACTGGGATGTCACCGATACCCGTTACTTTGCCTTTCTGGAGCAGGAACTGGGTGCCGGTTGGTCGTTAAAAGCCGACTATACCCGCATTGAAACCGACGAAGACTCAGAGCTGTTCTACACCTACGTGAGCCGTGACCCGGACACCGGCACCACACTGCTCGACCCTACTACAGGCCTTGGCTTAATTGGTTATGGCAGTGAATACGATTTGGACGACCAGCACGATTATGCCGATATTTACGTTAACGGTTCATTTGATGCCTTTGGTCAGTCGCACGATCTGATGTTTGGCGCCAGCTACGCCAAAGTGGCTTACACCGATACCTCGCTTTACGATTTTCATACTGGTAATGGCTTCCCGCTGCTACCGGCAATGGAAAACTGGACCGGTGACACCCCCTTCCCGGAATTCACTGACGGTGAAACCGGCAGTGATGTTGAAGAAAAACAAACTGCCGCGTATTTTGGTGGTAACTTCGCGCTTACCAATAAGCTGTCGCTGCTGGCCGGTGGTCGCTTTAACAATGTCGAGGTTAACGGGATTTCTTATGATATCGATGAAACCCTCGATGAAAATGCCTTTGTGCCCTACGCCGGACTGGTTTATGCCATTACCGACAGCATTAACAGCTACGTAAGCTACACCGAAGTCTTTACGCCGCAAACCGAACGTAACGCTGACTTTGAGCGCATTGACCCGATTACCGGCGAATCAAAAGAGATCGGCATTAAAGCATCGTTAATGGACGATAAAGCACTACTGACAGTGGCCTATTTCGATATTGATCAGGTCAATGTAGCGGTCGCCAATGGCTTTGCTCAAAACCCGGTATCCGGTGTTGAAGAACAGGTTTATCGCGGTGCTGACGGTCTTAACTCAAAAGGTTGGGAGCTTGATTTAGCCGGCGAACTATTACCCGGCCTGCAAACCAATCTGGGCCTGACCGTGTTTGATATCACCGGCGATCAACTGGTGTCAGATTACACCCCGGAGAAGCTGGTCAATATCAATGCCACCTACCAGTTCCAGTCAATGCCGAAATTTAAGGTAGGTACTTCTATACGCTGGCAGGAAGCCACCTCGCGTAATGTTGGCCCGGTACCCGCCGCGTACGCCAATGCCGGAGAGGACATTGTTATCGAGCAGGACGCCTATGCGCTGGTGAATCTGATGGCAAGCTATGCGGTAAACGACAGCATTACCATTACGGCTAATGTGAATAACGCCACCGACGAGAAATACCTGAAGTCACTGTATTGGGAACAAGGCTATTACGGTGCGCCGCGCAACTATTTGTTGTCACTGACCTGGGCTTACTAA
- a CDS encoding transglutaminase-like domain-containing protein, protein MKVVLAILLLVLSCSTRAQSVPTLAQIPVTLNAPDYQPLGDIIHFELTVQNAAVAMAKLQDYAGISATQLSPTRLAIAMGKQPQFSGSRQPQYRLSSFVIDIDESATQAFINGFKPQRDAGLQAIPAYVNEYINEPTYIHGFNFASVVASQRAGDCTEYAVLTTALARALGLDARLILGTVIMDENEQVGAFGHAWTEVWYQGKWQLIDAALYTTDINSRYYLPSSSLENEGPGFGLALMTATKSFPLQVNQLQSLR, encoded by the coding sequence ATGAAAGTCGTTTTAGCCATTCTTTTACTGGTGCTGTCGTGCAGCACCCGCGCCCAGTCGGTGCCGACGCTGGCACAAATTCCGGTCACGCTCAATGCGCCTGATTATCAGCCGCTGGGAGACATTATCCATTTTGAGCTAACCGTGCAGAATGCCGCAGTAGCGATGGCAAAACTGCAGGACTATGCTGGTATCAGTGCTACCCAGCTCAGCCCGACAAGGCTGGCTATCGCCATGGGCAAACAGCCACAATTCAGCGGAAGTCGGCAGCCACAGTACCGCCTAAGCAGTTTTGTTATCGACATTGACGAAAGCGCAACCCAGGCATTTATCAATGGTTTTAAGCCGCAACGGGATGCCGGACTACAGGCGATCCCAGCTTACGTGAATGAATATATTAACGAACCTACCTACATTCATGGTTTCAATTTTGCGTCAGTTGTTGCCAGCCAGCGTGCCGGCGATTGCACCGAATATGCAGTCCTGACAACAGCGCTGGCCCGGGCTTTAGGGCTCGACGCGCGACTGATTCTGGGCACCGTAATCATGGATGAAAACGAACAGGTAGGCGCCTTCGGCCATGCCTGGACAGAAGTCTGGTACCAGGGCAAGTGGCAACTCATTGATGCTGCGTTATATACCACAGACATCAACAGTCGCTATTACCTGCCATCCTCCTCACTGGAAAACGAAGGCCCGGGTTTTGGCTTAGCGTTAATGACGGCAACCAAAAGCTTTCCGCTGCAGGTGAATCAGTTGCAAAGCTTACGCTGA
- a CDS encoding putative porin encodes MQLFRLSPLLAFFSVPVFSAQNEISVGISDLDDYGNQFVGVEYRRYLSDIQPGAAPYSLSPYLNKLSSVYGRYFSVDNFDLYELGSEWFVDDKWVVRGNIRYADYPQRDYLYTARNNYLSARVDSGYFITPNWQVGAGLTYETLDISYREQSRTLNESIVSLFGRYTNINDGTGWDVLMTAYYNDSARVEVDADYYFSPRFSLGLAYNTEVFVDDAPYSEGDMVEVKMDYWLTKGWSLEAGIGVHPGASEFGLATVTLATRLRF; translated from the coding sequence ATGCAATTATTTCGGCTTTCGCCGCTTCTCGCGTTTTTTTCAGTGCCGGTATTTTCCGCGCAAAATGAAATTTCTGTCGGTATCTCCGACCTCGATGATTATGGCAATCAGTTCGTGGGCGTTGAGTACCGGCGCTACTTGTCGGATATTCAGCCAGGTGCGGCGCCCTACTCATTATCTCCTTATTTAAATAAGCTCAGCAGTGTCTACGGGCGCTATTTCAGTGTGGATAATTTTGATTTGTATGAGCTTGGCAGTGAGTGGTTTGTGGATGACAAATGGGTGGTGCGTGGCAATATTCGCTACGCGGATTACCCGCAGCGCGACTATCTCTACACCGCCCGTAATAATTATCTGTCAGCGCGAGTGGACAGCGGCTATTTTATTACGCCAAACTGGCAGGTTGGCGCAGGGTTGACCTACGAAACACTGGATATATCTTATCGGGAGCAAAGCCGAACGCTTAACGAGTCGATCGTCAGCCTGTTTGGGCGGTACACCAATATTAATGACGGAACGGGTTGGGATGTTTTGATGACGGCGTACTACAATGATTCTGCCCGTGTCGAAGTGGATGCGGATTACTACTTTAGCCCGCGTTTTAGCCTGGGCCTTGCCTATAATACCGAAGTGTTTGTTGATGATGCACCGTATTCGGAAGGTGACATGGTCGAGGTGAAAATGGATTACTGGCTTACCAAAGGCTGGTCGCTGGAAGCTGGGATAGGGGTTCACCCCGGTGCATCAGAGTTTGGTTTGGCGACTGTCACTCTGGCCACCCGACTGCGCTTTTAG
- a CDS encoding ABC transporter ATP-binding protein, whose translation MLTLNNISKTYSDGTLALNDISLSLPAGMVGLLGPNGAGKSTLMRTLACLQTPDKGQITFNGINVLASAQSLRQQLGYLPQAFGVYPHMSCVALLHHIAALKNIPRPQAAIQIEELLTLTNLTRAAGKRVSTFSGGMRQRFGIAQALLGDPTLIIMDEPTAGLDPMERQRLHSMLITLSKNKLVLLSTHIVEDIENLCPHAAILMQGSIVDSGPMAHLIAPMADKTWQTSRRPSTGLLLGECYHFGSPEWRVYHACAPDKHARPVQATLQDRYFFELAQREKPPCLS comes from the coding sequence ATGCTCACCCTTAACAACATCAGTAAAACCTACTCCGACGGCACTCTGGCGTTAAACGATATTAGCTTGTCGTTACCCGCCGGCATGGTCGGGTTACTCGGCCCAAACGGCGCAGGTAAATCCACGTTAATGCGCACCCTGGCCTGTTTACAGACGCCTGATAAAGGTCAAATTACGTTTAATGGCATCAATGTGCTGGCATCTGCCCAGTCATTGCGTCAGCAACTGGGATATCTGCCACAGGCGTTTGGCGTGTATCCGCACATGAGTTGTGTGGCGCTACTCCATCATATCGCAGCATTGAAAAACATTCCCCGCCCACAAGCGGCAATACAGATTGAAGAGTTGCTGACACTCACCAACCTCACCCGCGCAGCGGGCAAACGGGTGAGTACCTTTTCTGGTGGCATGCGCCAGCGCTTTGGCATTGCCCAGGCACTGCTTGGCGATCCGACCCTGATTATTATGGACGAGCCTACCGCGGGGCTTGATCCGATGGAGCGCCAGCGGCTACACAGTATGTTGATCACCCTCAGCAAAAATAAGCTGGTACTGTTATCAACCCATATTGTCGAAGACATAGAAAACCTCTGCCCACACGCCGCCATACTAATGCAAGGCAGCATTGTCGACAGCGGTCCAATGGCACATCTTATCGCGCCCATGGCAGATAAAACCTGGCAAACATCGCGGCGTCCATCAACCGGCCTGTTACTCGGCGAGTGCTACCACTTTGGCAGCCCTGAATGGCGGGTTTATCATGCCTGCGCGCCCGACAAACACGCCCGGCCCGTTCAGGCCACCTTACAAGACCGTTACTTCTTTGAACTGGCCCAGCGAGAGAAGCCACCATGCTTATCCTAA
- a CDS encoding histidine kinase codes for MPASWRRVLFVLLPIIAAMLLESAIRFLSYRQPEFTVYLSVHGQLFAEMLPFFVAHYLAWRIQGRLKLLIWLIGFVGYPLLATMLAHHSSGFAQWHLLGMQGYCLAAAASVLWFIHRLSGRVIQSRESWLSRLLSLDAMVGLCLLIWSFTWAGIFLHTDNPMVNQPLELIIDFAQIVAELPLFWHYFWQFASLAVALFGVYWFNRYVLIRRLLAMHGVVPFLAGALVFILLVSAPVCAALLNLPLNRVTDFTLIPSGNGNPFDAFNYQMTFWLLAFSSPIILAFERKSQDARLADIARQKTRTELQLLQQQVNPHFLFNTLNNLYALCLEKSSQAPDMVEKLASLLRYTVYQGQSELVTLSDEISYLQDYLALQKLRHTDNCRFNCAWPSDNLQRKIPPLLLITVLENAFKHGIEKAAQPCELNMSITLNGNRLCFACDNPVAKARANTLLHTTEQVTGDSGGMGLDNLRRRLALQFGGRHSLRSEQVGDRWVTRLEMELAAC; via the coding sequence ATGCCAGCGAGTTGGCGCAGGGTGTTGTTTGTGTTACTGCCGATAATCGCAGCCATGCTGCTTGAGTCTGCAATACGTTTTTTGTCTTACCGTCAGCCCGAGTTTACGGTGTATTTGAGTGTGCACGGGCAGTTATTTGCTGAAATGCTGCCGTTTTTTGTTGCCCATTACCTGGCGTGGCGAATACAGGGGCGCCTTAAGCTGCTTATCTGGCTCATCGGTTTTGTTGGCTATCCGCTGCTGGCAACGATGCTGGCGCATCATAGCAGCGGTTTCGCGCAATGGCATTTGCTGGGCATGCAGGGGTATTGCCTTGCGGCAGCAGCGAGTGTGCTGTGGTTTATTCATCGCCTGTCCGGACGTGTCATTCAGAGCCGCGAGAGCTGGTTGTCACGGCTGTTATCTCTCGACGCCATGGTGGGCCTGTGCTTGCTGATATGGTCATTCACCTGGGCGGGGATATTTTTGCATACCGATAATCCCATGGTGAATCAGCCGCTCGAACTGATCATCGATTTTGCCCAAATTGTCGCTGAGCTGCCGTTGTTCTGGCACTATTTCTGGCAGTTTGCGAGCCTTGCGGTAGCCTTGTTTGGCGTATATTGGTTTAACCGCTATGTGCTGATCCGGCGGCTGTTAGCCATGCATGGCGTGGTACCGTTTCTGGCCGGAGCACTGGTTTTTATATTACTGGTAAGCGCTCCTGTCTGCGCGGCTCTGTTGAACCTGCCACTCAACAGGGTAACCGATTTTACGCTCATCCCCTCTGGCAATGGCAATCCGTTTGACGCGTTTAACTATCAAATGACCTTCTGGCTTTTGGCATTTAGCTCGCCGATTATTCTCGCCTTTGAACGTAAATCGCAGGATGCCCGGCTGGCCGACATTGCGCGCCAGAAAACCCGTACCGAATTACAACTACTGCAACAACAGGTTAATCCACATTTTTTGTTTAATACCCTGAATAACTTGTATGCTTTGTGCTTGGAAAAGTCATCACAGGCACCGGACATGGTGGAAAAACTGGCCAGCTTGCTGCGCTACACGGTGTATCAGGGCCAGTCAGAGTTGGTTACACTCAGCGATGAAATCAGCTATCTGCAGGATTACCTGGCGCTACAAAAGTTGCGTCATACTGACAACTGCCGGTTTAACTGTGCGTGGCCCAGCGACAACCTGCAACGTAAAATTCCGCCGCTGTTACTCATTACTGTACTGGAAAATGCCTTTAAACATGGCATAGAGAAAGCGGCGCAACCGTGTGAACTCAATATGTCGATAACACTAAACGGCAATCGTTTATGCTTTGCCTGTGATAATCCGGTCGCCAAGGCGCGGGCCAATACGTTATTGCACACAACTGAACAGGTGACCGGCGATTCCGGTGGAATGGGACTGGATAATTTGCGCCGCCGTCTGGCGTTACAGTTTGGTGGCCGACATAGTTTACGCAGTGAGCAAGTGGGTGATCGCTGGGTTACCCGGCTGGAGATGGAGCTGGCGGCATGCTAA
- a CDS encoding S10 family peptidase, translated as MVINFIKLKRALAVLLAVGMSTQATGADGDGEVIQAPQQFVSEHKGQFNGQKINYDAIAGETYLRDIDGNPTASIFSFAYVKQRADATQRPVTFVWNGGPGSASVWLHMSGLGPSFVEVPSDATHPGLPPYTPKTSASSIMDVTDLVFIDPVGTGFSRAVGEHEGKEFWGLKEDAESMASFIRTWMTENNRWGSPIFILGESYGTTRAAYVANLLQKDMKINLNGLVFVSQALDYQGSSPYIADNLISYVTYVPTMAATALYHGKVQPQPASQAAFLQQAREFANNELLPGLFAGNQLAPATRTKLVKRLAYFTGLSEAYVEQADLRISARRFAKQLLRDSGETVGLLDARYVGDERDDTAEATKRDAASAAISAAFNSALQVYMRNQLNIDWTRPYLSPADPNLRRYWRYRTKKDGSAWEPAYVNTAGELSEALRINPALKVLVASGYYDLVTPFFDAEYTLNRHGIRSEQLAYTYYQGGHMMYVNSEAKTQLFSDIRQFITRQSLAGQ; from the coding sequence ATGGTGATAAATTTTATAAAATTGAAGCGAGCGCTCGCGGTTTTGCTGGCGGTGGGGATGAGTACTCAGGCAACCGGCGCAGACGGTGACGGTGAGGTTATACAAGCGCCTCAACAATTTGTGTCAGAACACAAAGGTCAGTTTAATGGCCAGAAGATTAATTATGACGCCATTGCCGGCGAAACTTACCTGCGTGATATCGACGGTAATCCTACTGCCAGTATTTTCTCCTTTGCGTATGTTAAGCAGCGCGCCGATGCGACGCAGCGACCGGTGACCTTTGTTTGGAATGGCGGCCCGGGTTCGGCTTCCGTGTGGCTACATATGAGCGGCCTGGGCCCTTCGTTTGTAGAGGTTCCCTCCGATGCGACGCATCCGGGGTTACCACCCTACACACCTAAAACATCGGCCAGCTCTATCATGGATGTGACTGACTTAGTCTTTATCGATCCTGTGGGTACCGGTTTTTCACGAGCGGTAGGAGAACATGAAGGGAAAGAGTTTTGGGGACTCAAAGAAGATGCTGAGTCGATGGCGTCGTTTATTCGCACCTGGATGACCGAGAATAATCGCTGGGGATCGCCGATTTTTATTCTGGGTGAAAGTTACGGTACCACCCGGGCTGCCTATGTGGCCAACCTGCTGCAAAAAGACATGAAGATTAATCTTAACGGCCTGGTATTTGTGTCTCAGGCGCTGGATTATCAGGGCTCATCGCCGTATATCGCCGACAATCTTATTTCCTATGTAACCTATGTGCCGACGATGGCGGCCACCGCGTTGTATCATGGCAAAGTGCAGCCGCAGCCAGCCAGTCAGGCGGCGTTTTTGCAACAAGCCCGTGAGTTCGCTAACAACGAATTGCTGCCTGGTTTGTTCGCGGGAAATCAGTTAGCGCCAGCAACGCGCACTAAGTTGGTTAAGCGCCTGGCGTATTTCACCGGGCTCAGTGAAGCTTATGTTGAGCAGGCTGATTTACGTATTAGCGCGCGTCGTTTTGCCAAACAATTGTTGCGTGATAGCGGTGAAACCGTGGGCCTGTTGGATGCACGATATGTTGGCGACGAGCGTGATGACACCGCCGAGGCAACCAAGCGCGATGCAGCGTCTGCGGCAATATCCGCGGCGTTTAATAGTGCGCTGCAAGTGTATATGCGTAATCAGTTAAACATCGATTGGACGCGCCCTTACTTATCGCCAGCAGATCCCAACCTTCGTCGTTACTGGCGCTATCGCACTAAAAAAGACGGCAGTGCCTGGGAGCCAGCCTATGTAAACACAGCCGGAGAGTTATCTGAAGCACTGCGGATTAATCCTGCGCTAAAGGTGCTGGTGGCTTCGGGTTATTATGATTTGGTAACGCCATTTTTTGACGCTGAATATACCCTCAACCGGCATGGGATTCGCAGCGAACAACTTGCCTATACCTACTATCAGGGAGGGCACATGATGTATGTTAACAGTGAGGCCAAAACGCAACTGTTTAGCGATATTCGTCAATTTATTACCCGGCAATCGCTAGCGGGCCAGTAA
- a CDS encoding M48 family metallopeptidase, which translates to MPTYSKGTLYFAGSAGYQPVQVTLSGNGLLVLSDDGVTQYARAKRDEISVASKVANLPREVVLPSKDLLNIEADENLNHWLDTPAGSKQSIENVALKLETSRVWLVASIVLSPLLLFGIFKYMVPALAITFADFVPDSLTEVTSRHTLAVLDRTVLSASTLPDETVNKIRASFSPLLAAYSRDGRRYQVLFRQTDTMGANAFALPDGTIVFTDDIIELMGTESSDLHAILLHEIGHVEHNHSMRLVAESLATTLIITYFFGDVSGLIELFMGVSGTVVQNQYSQRLEWEADGFALEQGAKFDIEPKAFASAMSKIAAALPPDSQSDHFFSSHPLLQERIKRAREAQQRHY; encoded by the coding sequence ATGCCGACATACAGCAAGGGGACATTGTATTTTGCCGGTAGCGCGGGCTATCAGCCGGTTCAGGTGACGCTTTCAGGAAATGGTTTATTGGTATTGTCAGATGATGGCGTTACGCAATATGCCCGCGCCAAACGTGACGAAATTTCGGTTGCCAGCAAAGTCGCAAACCTGCCACGCGAAGTTGTGTTACCGAGTAAAGACTTGCTAAATATCGAAGCTGACGAAAACCTTAATCATTGGTTGGATACCCCCGCTGGCAGTAAACAGTCGATAGAAAATGTGGCGCTCAAACTTGAGACCAGTCGGGTCTGGCTGGTGGCGAGCATAGTGCTATCCCCGTTATTGTTGTTTGGTATTTTTAAATATATGGTGCCAGCACTGGCTATTACCTTTGCTGACTTTGTTCCGGACTCATTAACGGAGGTGACATCGAGGCATACACTGGCAGTACTGGATCGTACTGTTTTATCGGCGTCGACATTACCCGATGAAACCGTCAATAAAATAAGGGCCTCTTTTTCGCCACTGTTGGCAGCATACAGTCGGGACGGTCGGCGTTATCAGGTTTTATTCCGGCAAACTGACACCATGGGGGCTAATGCATTTGCATTGCCGGATGGCACCATTGTGTTTACCGACGACATCATCGAATTGATGGGCACCGAGTCGAGTGATTTACACGCTATTTTATTACATGAAATAGGCCATGTTGAACACAATCACTCAATGCGACTGGTGGCCGAATCGCTTGCGACAACACTCATTATTACCTATTTCTTTGGCGACGTTAGTGGCCTGATAGAACTCTTTATGGGGGTGTCAGGAACAGTAGTACAAAATCAGTATTCACAGCGTTTAGAATGGGAGGCCGACGGCTTTGCGCTGGAACAAGGGGCTAAATTTGATATTGAGCCCAAAGCCTTTGCCAGTGCTATGAGTAAGATTGCTGCGGCACTGCCGCCTGATAGTCAAAGTGATCACTTTTTTAGTTCTCACCCGTTGTTGCAAGAGCGTATTAAGCGCGCGCGTGAGGCACAGCAACGTCATTACTAA
- a CDS encoding YjgN family protein codes for MASSIDYSDYSLEELLSARQSINEDAYPDNVAELDRLITAKSAAGEPEQGRPCKVIFSGNTREFFSIWIVNLLLSIATLGIYSAWAKVRTNRYFYGHTSVDGHRFTYLAAPLQILKGRVIAVVLFALYLLASTLSPFASLLMATALMFLSPWLVCKSLNFTLKMTGYRNVRFAFTGTYLKALLVFLIFPVLTLFTLYLALPWALKKMDEFIVNNTSFGNQKFSTSLRNTPYFASGYAAAFTAVVIGYVGVLALISNMVGNGEGAVPFANGITIVMMFLLYVAVFAVSSSIYHAVVRNHIYAVSKLDGAATFGSDVPVEGLLALRVVNLLAIVCSLGLAIPWAKIRAAHFYAAHTQVNILPGIDTVIATPEQTASSTADEVATAFDIDVALG; via the coding sequence ATGGCCAGCTCAATTGATTATTCTGATTATTCCTTAGAGGAATTACTCAGTGCCCGCCAAAGCATTAACGAAGACGCTTACCCCGATAACGTCGCCGAACTCGACCGGTTGATTACCGCTAAGTCGGCAGCAGGTGAACCTGAACAAGGACGTCCCTGCAAAGTAATATTTTCGGGCAATACCCGTGAGTTCTTTTCAATTTGGATTGTGAACTTATTGCTCAGCATTGCGACACTGGGGATCTATTCTGCGTGGGCGAAAGTGCGTACCAACCGTTACTTCTACGGCCATACATCCGTCGACGGCCACCGCTTTACATATTTAGCTGCTCCCCTGCAAATTCTGAAAGGCAGGGTGATTGCTGTTGTATTGTTCGCCTTATACTTACTGGCATCCACATTGAGTCCGTTTGCCAGCCTGCTGATGGCAACTGCTTTAATGTTTTTATCGCCGTGGCTGGTGTGTAAGAGTCTTAATTTCACACTTAAAATGACCGGCTACCGAAATGTGAGGTTTGCGTTTACCGGCACATACCTGAAGGCGCTGCTGGTATTTCTGATTTTTCCGGTGTTGACACTGTTTACCTTATATCTTGCGTTGCCCTGGGCGCTTAAAAAGATGGATGAGTTCATTGTCAATAACACCAGCTTTGGCAACCAAAAATTCAGCACATCATTACGTAACACCCCTTATTTTGCTTCCGGTTATGCTGCTGCTTTTACCGCAGTGGTCATCGGTTATGTTGGCGTTCTGGCGCTGATCTCTAACATGGTTGGCAATGGCGAAGGCGCAGTACCATTCGCTAATGGGATAACAATCGTCATGATGTTCCTGCTATATGTGGCGGTGTTTGCTGTCAGTAGCAGTATTTATCATGCGGTGGTGAGAAATCATATTTACGCAGTGAGTAAGCTTGATGGAGCAGCCACTTTTGGCTCTGATGTTCCGGTAGAGGGATTACTGGCATTGCGGGTGGTTAATCTGCTTGCAATAGTGTGCTCTCTGGGGCTGGCGATTCCGTGGGCGAAAATCAGAGCTGCGCACTTTTATGCCGCGCATACACAGGTAAATATACTGCCCGGAATCGATACGGTCATTGCCACACCAGAGCAAACTGCCAGTTCGACTGCTGATGAAGTGGCGACTGCTTTCGATATCGATGTGGCGTTAGGATAG